The Astyanax mexicanus isolate ESR-SI-001 chromosome 12, AstMex3_surface, whole genome shotgun sequence genome window below encodes:
- the zgc:195245 gene encoding protein FAM107B yields MSAASPANTMLDTAKKQTAACVERPGFRHHKKESYVCHPPLSRQSTEGSEEGTPVRKLNGSPIECPSHQNLHKELLLSHKRGLLLEEKPELQRVLEQRRLEQHREQELALRPPSDLEQELRKRQQRLQEYEMEEIKRREGQENVPEFVRVKEKLRHIQMSEQND; encoded by the exons ATGTCTGCGGCCTCGCCGGCAAATACAATGCTGGACACAGCAAAGAAGCAAACTGCTGCATGTGTGGAG CGACCTGGCTTTAGACATCACAAAAAAG AGAGCTATGTGTGCCACCCACCTCTGTCCCGGCAGAGCACAGAGGGCAGCGAGGAGGGCACTCCGGTCCGCAAACTAAACGGCTCCCCCATCGAGTGTCCCAGCCACCAGAACCTCCACAAAGAGCTGCTGCTCAGCCATAAGAG GGGTCTGTTGCTGGAGGAGAAGCCAGAGCTGCAGAGAGTCCTGGAGCAGCGCAGGTTGGAGCAGCACCGAGAGCAGGAGCTTGCCCTCCGACCCCCATCTGACCTGGAGCAGGAGCTTCGCAAGAGGCAGCAGAGACTGCAGGAG TACGAAATGGAGGAGATAAAACGTCGAGAAGGTCAGGAGAACGTCCCTGAGTTTGTGCGGGTCAAGGAAAAACTGCGGCACATACAAATGTCTGAGCAGAACGACTGA